One part of the Lotus japonicus ecotype B-129 chromosome 2, LjGifu_v1.2 genome encodes these proteins:
- the LOC130737008 gene encoding uncharacterized protein LOC130737008, which translates to MVNRSGANGRDNHVNHENVPPDILQQIMADLTDLRQHNQQLQTQLAEINQDRGLHEGDRRMAEMVVDFQPFTEDIANTTVPDNLKTLVLDSYYGDSDPKDHLVYFNTKMRHNESLQSFMGRFNQLSVHLEDKMPEICIAAFELGLQSRSLNSSLSRKPVETMAELRSRVQGFIREEQSDRIKRNRKSAAVVGQQQQSDSKKAAVNDQRSGGAPHEDDPIVVMLKVADYEIERVLLDQGSSADLIYGDAFEKLGLTETDLLPYDGALVGFSGEKVFVRGYVELNTVFGEGKNEKAFSIKFLVVQCTSPYNVLIGRPSLNKLGAIISTRHLTVKYPLDKGGVGTLKADQVVARKCYSDSFKQYGHMGKRAVKEGHRVFGVDVDEEEVSLDPREGFSDFKMTPEEETKTVKVGERNLKVGVNLTQIQESRLVQLLAENMDLFSWSARDLPGIDPEFICHKLALNPGMKPIAQLKRKMGEEKALAVKTETNKLIDAGFIREVKYPTWLANVVMVKKSNGKWRMCTYYTDLNKHCPKDSYPLPNIDKLVDRASGFGMLSLMDAYSGYHQIRMYAPDEEKTAFMINQANYCYQTMSFGLKNAGATYQRLMDRVFEKQVGRNMEIFVDDMVVKSEEMGGHCMDLAEAFGEIRKHNMRLNPEKCSFGIQSGKFLGFMITRKGIEVNPDKCKAILEMQSPTSVKEVQKLTGRIAALSRFLPCSGSKAAPFFQCLRKNKAFQWTDECEQAFQTLKEHLAKPPILSKPIPEKAALALIITTRKLRPYFQGFQIKVKTDFPLRQVLQKPDLAGRMVSWAVELSEFGIVFEKKGQIKAQGLIDFVNEMSPEEKVPEEVEWFLSVDGSSNLKGSGAGIVLEGPGGVIIEQSLKFDFKASNNQAEYEAIIAGVRLALEMNVRCIVIKTDSQLVANQIKGDYQAKDVQLAKYLVKVQELLK; encoded by the exons ATGGTGAATCGATCTGGAGCAAATGGAAGGGATAATCATGTTAACCATGAAAATGTTCCGCCCGACATTTTGCAACAGATCATGGCGGATCTAACTGATCTCCgccaacacaatcaacaactccaaactcaacttgctgagatcAATCAAGATCGGGGCTTGCATGAGGGCGATCGTAGAATGGCAGAGATGGTGGTAGATTTCCAACCGTTTACAGAAGACATTGCAAACACAACCGTCCCAGATAACTTGAAGACTTTGGTTCTTGATTCTTATTACGGAGATTCTGACCCTAAGGATCAtttggtgtatttcaacaccaaaatg AGGCATAATGAAAGCCTTCAATCCttcatggggcgtttcaatcaattgtcAGTGCATTTGGAAGATAAAATGCCTGAAATTTGTATTGCAGCTTTTGAGTTGGGTCTTCAGTCACGAAGTTTGAACAGCAGTTTAAGTCGTAAGCCCGTGGAGACAATGGCGGAGTTGCGAAGCAGGGTACAGGGTTTCATTcgggaggagcaaagtgatcgCATAAAGAGAAACCGTAAGAGTGCAGCGGTGGTTGGCCAACAACAACAGTCAGATTCGAAAAAGGCGGCGGTTAACGATCAGCGTTCGGGCGGAGCG cCTCATGAAGATGATCCCATTGTGGTGATGTTGAAAGTCGCTGATTATGAAATCGAGAGGGTACTgttggatcaagggagttctgcagatTTGATATATGGCGATGCATTCGAAAAGTTAGGGCTTACGGAAACTGATCTGTTACCGTACGATGGGGCGTTAGTTGGTTTCTCAGGTGAGAAAGTATTTGTTAGAGGGTATGTGGAGCTAAACACTGTGTTTGGTGAAGGTAAGAATGAGAAAGCTTTTTCCATTAAGTTTCTTGTGGTACAGTGTACATCGCCGTATAATGTGCTTATTGGGAGACCATCGCTTAACAAACTGGGGGCGATTATCTCAACAAGACATTTAACAGTCAAGTATCCATTGGACAAGGGCGGAGTTGGAACTTTGAAGGCTGATCAAGTGGTTGCTAGGAAATGTTATTCCGACAGCTTCAAGCAGTATGGTCACATGGGAAAAAGAGCAGTGAAGGAGGGACATAGAGTTTTTGGGGTggatgttgatgaagaagaggtTAGTTTGGATCCGAGAGAGGGCTTTTCTGATTTTAAGATGACTCCAGAAGAAGAAACAAAGACAGTAAAAGTGGGCGAAAGGAATCTGAAAGTTGGGGTTAACTTGACTCAAATCCAGGAAAGCAGACTGGTGCAATTGTTAGCTGAGAACATGGATTTATTTTCTTGGAGTGCACGAGATCTTCCAGGAATTGATCCAGAGTTCATTTGCCACAAATTGGCATTGAACCCTGGTATGAAGCCGATCGCCCAGTTGAAGCGTAAAATGGGCGAAGAGAAAGCACTGGCGGTGAAAACAGAAACTAACAAGTTAATTGATGCAGGTTTTATAAGGGAGGTGAAGTATCCTACTTGGTTGGCTAACGTTGTCATGGTCAAGAAGAgtaatggaaaatggcgaatgtgcacataTTATACGGATTTAAATAAGCACTGTCCAAAAGATTCATATCCACTGCCAAACATAGATAAGTTGGTAGATCGGGCTTCGGGATTTGGCATGTTGAGCTTGATGGACGCGTATtcgggctatcatcaaattcgaATGTATGCGCCAGATGAAGAAAAAACAGCATTTATGATAAACCAAGCAAATTATTGCTATCAAACCATGTCGTTTGGGCTTAAGAATGCAGGGGCGACTTATCAGCGATTGATGGACAGAGTCTTTGAAAAGCAAGTAGGGCGTAACATGGAGATTTTTGTGGATGATATGGTGGTCAAATCAGAGGAAATGGGCGGTCATTGTATGGATTTAGCTGAGGCTTTTGGAGAAATCAGGAAGCATAACATGCGTTTGAATCCGGAAAAATGCTCTTTTGGAATTCAGAGTGGAAAATTTTTGGGCTTTATGATTACTAGAAAAGGAATTGAAGTTAATCCCGATAAGTGCAAGGCAATCCTAGAAATGCAGAGCCCAACATCAGTTAAAGAAGTACAGAAGCTAACAGGAAGGATTGCGGCTTTGTCACGATTTTTACCATGCTCAGGGAGTAAGGCAGCTCCGTTCTTTCAATGTTTGaggaagaacaaagcttttcaaTGGACAGATGAGTGCGAACAGGCTTTCCAAACTCTAAAGGAGCATCTAGCTAAGCCTCCcatattgtcaaaaccaattccag aaaaagctgcACTAGCTTTGATTATCACCACCAGGAAGTTGAGgccttattttcaaggttttcaaatcaaagtcaaaactgacTTTCCCCTACGCCAAGTACTTCAAAAGCCTGATCTAGCAGGGCGTATGGTTTCTTGGGCTGTcgaattgtcagaatttggtATAGTATTTGAGAAGAAGGGACAAATAAAGGCGCAGGGCTTGATAGATTTTGTGAATGAGATGTCTCCGGAAGAAAAAGTACCAGAAGAAGTGGAATGGTTTTTGTCTGTTGATGGGTCATCAAATCTGaagggaagtggagctggtATAGTTTTGGAGGGACCAGGTGGAGTAATTATTGAGCAATCTCtcaagtttgacttcaaggcgagcaacaatcaagcagaatatgaagcaatAATAGCAGGGGTGAGGCTTGCTTTGGAGATGAATGTACGTTGTATTGTAATAAAAACTGATTCTCAGCTTGTGGCAAATCAGATAAAGGGAGATTATCAGGCGAAGGATGTTCAGTTGGCTAAGTATTTGGTAAAGGTTCAAGAATTGTTGAAGTAG